DNA sequence from the Acidimicrobiales bacterium genome:
CGGTGAGCTCCAAGAGCACGTCGGCGGTGTAGGCCCGGGCCAAGGCCTGGCGGTGCACCGGGTCGCCCGCCACGCCCAGGTGCTGGGCGAGGGCCACGAGCCGGCGCGACATGCCGGTGCTGAGCGCGCCGGTCGACGCGTTGCGTTCGAAGCTCAACGTGGTGAGGGCCACCAGCCACCCCGCGCCGACCTCGCCAAGGCGGAAGTCGTCGCCCACGCGCACGTCGGTGAAGAACACTTCATTGAACGACGAGCCGCCCGTCATCTGGCGCAACGGCCGCACCTCCACGCCGGGCGCCGCCATGGGGACGATGAACGCGGTCAGCCCTTTGTGCTTGGCCACGTCGGGGTCGGTGCGGCAGAGCACGTAGCCCCAGTCGGCGTACTGGGCGCCCGAGGTCCACACCTTCTGCCCGTCGATCACCCACTCGTCGCCGTCGCGCACGGCGCGGGTGGCCACGCCGGCCAGGTCCGATCCTGCACCCGGCTCCGAGAACAGCTGGCACCACATCTCGTCGGTGCGCAGCATGGGGCGGAGGAAGCGCTGCTTCTGGGCCTCCGTGCCCATGGCACGGATCGTCGGGGCGATGAGATGGGTGGTGATGCCGACCGACTCGTGCGGCTCGGGCACGGTGTAGGCCTGCTCCTCTTCGGCGAAGGCCCGCTCGTACGAGGGGTGCAGGCCGCGACCGCCCCACTGCGGTTCCCACGACACGTTGGCGAACCCGGCGTCGGCCTTGGTCGCCACCCAGCGACGGAGGGCGTCGATGTGGGCCTTCTCCTCCTCGTAGGCAAGGTTCTTGAAGAGGGCGACCGAGTCGGAGCCCTCGCCCCACACGACGTGGTCGTGGCGGTCAGGGCGACGCGCCACGTTGGCATCGAGCCAGGCGCGGGCGGCGGTGCGGAACTGCTCGA
Encoded proteins:
- a CDS encoding acyl-CoA dehydrogenase family protein; the encoded protein is METLEQFRTAARAWLDANVARRPDRHDHVVWGEGSDSVALFKNLAYEEEKAHIDALRRWVATKADAGFANVSWEPQWGGRGLHPSYERAFAEEEQAYTVPEPHESVGITTHLIAPTIRAMGTEAQKQRFLRPMLRTDEMWCQLFSEPGAGSDLAGVATRAVRDGDEWVIDGQKVWTSGAQYADWGYVLCRTDPDVAKHKGLTAFIVPMAAPGVEVRPLRQMTGGSSFNEVFFTDVRVGDDFRLGEVGAGWLVALTTLSFERNASTGALSTGMSRRLVALAQHLGVAGDPVHRQALARAYTADVLLELTARRATAKLNAGETPGPEGSIAKLSWTEAIRLYADVASSLLGPRLVADAGEWGTYAWSELVLGIAGYRVAGGTDEVQRNIIGERVLGLPGEPRTDRITAGRDAPR